One region of Triticum aestivum cultivar Chinese Spring chromosome 6B, IWGSC CS RefSeq v2.1, whole genome shotgun sequence genomic DNA includes:
- the LOC123138610 gene encoding two-component response regulator ORR27-like, translating into MANGDQDMATDELMGTEGLKVLAVDDDPVCLHTLTQMLRRGGYEVTAKPSPAEAVREVEKNPDGTDFIMTVVQTRGRGMDGLGLLKRLGKRFPVVLVFSGDESMETRRRGNEGGACYLLEKPLRDAQIYFIWQHVVRWRRNAAAAAAMANADPRHSQGVHLDDTPRKRGQGVNDSNKGKGSSEGGLQLGTTKKNKVEWTREMHELFVNAVTQLKTTEDDTPNNIREFLEIDGIYVTTAQVSSHLQKYRKDCRTGGLSTMPSSRPSHSNSTSKNYSESQESEGSYRFHMRSQGARDINQTSWLSGGASQVDYGVLGNGNQATNLGSGAGYGHGYHHGNGIGDINGYDHHYGTVGFNDYAQRYGNGNNKSYGYPHSNSNYNNYGNGNGGCGGVITSGSMASASLPSNLAPPVQHGMRGDASAGQASAVQPHKLDRVFLNWGNTSSETVGTSGGGGVVTDMTVHGITMEELENLTKH; encoded by the exons ATGGCGAACGGCGACCAGGACATGGCCACGGACGAATTGATGGGGACGGAGGGGCTGAAGGTCCTTGCCGTGGACGACGATCCCGTCTGCCTCCATACCTTGACGCAGATGCTTCGGCGCGGCGGCTACGAAG TGACGGCCAAACCATCGCCGGCAGAAGCGGTGAGAGAGGTGGAGAAGAACCCGGACGGGACCGACTTCATCATGACGGTCGTGCAGACCCGGGGGCGAGGGATGGACGGCTTGGGCCTCCTCAAGCGTCTCGGGAAACGTTTCCCAGTCGTCCTCG TGTTCTCCGGCGACGAGAGCATGGAGACGAGAAGAAGGGGGAATGAGGGGGGCGCTTGCTACTTGCTGGAGAAGCCCCTACGCGACGCGCAGATATACTTCATCTGGCAGCACGTCGTGCGATGGAGGCgcaatgccgccgccgccgccgccatggcaaACGCTGACCCTCGCCACAGTCAGGGCGTTCATCTGGATGACACGCCAAGGAAGAGAGGGCAAGGAGTGAACGATTCCAACAAGGGCAAGGGGAGCTCCGAGGGCGGCCTGCAGCTAGGGACCACAAAGAAGAACAAGGTCGAGTGGACTCGAGAGATGCACGAATTGTTCGTCAATGCGGTCACCCAGTTAAAGACAACAGAAG ACGACACTCCAAACAATATAAGAGAATTTTTGGAGATTGACGGTATATATGTAACTACAGCTCAAGTCAGTAGCCATTTGCAG AAATACAGAAAGGACTGCCGTACTGGTGGGCTATCAACCATGCCAAGCTCCAGGCCATCACATTCTAATAGTACTTCCAAGAACTATTCAGAATCTCAAGAAAGTGAGGGAAGTTACAGATTCCATATGAGATCCCAGGGAGCTAGAGATATTAACCAGACCAGCTGGCTAAGTGGTGGTGCATCGCAAGTTGACTATGGCGTTCTTGGAAATGGGAATCAGGCAACTAATCTTGGTTCAGGTGCTGGTTACGGTCATGGTTATCATCATGGTAATGGCATTGGCGACATAAATGGTTATGATCATCATTACGGTACTGTCGGTTTTAATGATTATGCTCAGCGTTATGGTAATGGAAATAATAAATCTTATGGTTATCCTCACAGTAATTCTAattataataattatggtaatggTAATGGTGGTTGCGGTGGAGTTATAACAAGTGGAAGCATGGCAAGTGCATCATTGCCATCCAACCTAGCACCACCAGTACAACATGGAATGCGTGGAGATGCTTCTGCTGGTCAGGCCAGTGCAGTGCAGCCTCATAAGCTTGACAGAGTTTTTTTAAACTGGGGCAACACTAGTTCTGAAACAGTCGGCACATCAGGTGGAGGTGGTGTTGTGACAGACATGACGGTGCATGGGATAACTATGGAGGAATTAGAAAACCTTACGAAGCACTAG
- the LOC123135401 gene encoding cytochrome P450 709B2 — protein MAALQLAALLTLLLALWRLVWRPRAVARSFARQGIRGPPYTFLAGSLPEAKRLLIAGRRGVPPLDAGCHDIMPILLPQFHRWVADYGKTFLFWIGPIPAIFSIDLQLIKQVLTDRTGLYQKDFMIPVLKSLFGNGVILINGDDWKRHRKVVLPAFNHEKIKSMSAVTGEVTRQMIQQWREKIHQSNSDKKAADIDMIHAFNDLTAKINGRVAFGTSHQDVEEVIVLMREMQKIATASTLDAPILWYLPTRRNLHVRRLNKQLRSKIMSIMQARLAADGAKYGRGDTGGCGDDLLGLLLEAWTPHRQGSGGDTMTTDEVIDECKTFFAAGQETTATLLIWTMFLLAVHPQWQDKVREEVLREFPGGDGDDVIPNADILTKLKLLHMVLLETSRLYPPVVYIQRKAASDTVLGGIKVPQGTIISIPIGMLHRDKEVWGPGADEFNPMRFEQGVTKAAKDSKALLTFSLGPRVCTGQNFGIVQVQVVMAMILTNFSISLSPEYVHKPKYLLSLTPRLGMPLILRNLL, from the exons ATGGCGGCCCTGCAGCTGGCCGCTCTCCTGACGCTTCTGCTCGCGCTGTGGCGTCTCGTGTGGCGGCCGCGTGCCGTGGCGCGGTCGTTCGCGAGGCAGGGGATCCGAGGGCCTCCCTACACGTTCCTGGCCGGGTCCTTGCCGGAGGCGAAGCGGCTGCTGATCGCTGGCCGGAGAGGCGTGCCGCCCCTCGACGCCGGGTGCCATGACATCATGCCCATCCTGCTCCCGCAGTTCCATAGATGGGTCGCTGATTATG GCAAAACGTTCCTGTTCTGGATCGGGCCGATCCCCGCCATCTTCTCCATCGACCTGCAGCTGATAAAGCAAGTGCTCACAGACAGGACGGGCCTGTATCAGAAGGACTTCATGATCCCCGTGCTCAAATCCCTCTTTGGCAACGGCGTCATATTGATAAACGGCGACGACTGGAAGCGGCACCGGAAAGTAGTCCTTCCTGCTTTCAACCATGAGAAGATCAAG AGCATGTCAGCGGTGACAGGAGAGGTCACAAGGCAGATGATACAGCAATGGCGCGAGAAGATACACCAAAGCAACAGCGACAAGAAAGCAGCTGACATAGACATGATCCACGCCTTCAACGACCTGACCGCGAAGATCAACGGCCGCGTCGCCTTCGGCACAAGCCACCAGGATGTCGAGGAGGTCATCGTCTTGATGCGGGAGATGCAAAAGATCGCTACTGCCTCCACGCTGGATGCTCCAATACTCTG GTATCTGCCGACTCGGCGTAACTTGCACGTTCGACGTCTGAACAAACAGCTGAGAAGCAAGATCATGTCGATCATGCAGGCACGGCTGGCCGCAGATGGAGCCAAATATGGTCGAGGAGACACCGGCGGCTGCGGGGACGACCTGCTCGGGCTGCTGTTAGAGGCATGGACACCGCACCGGCAAGGGAGCGGCGGCGATACAATGACAACCGACGAGGTGATTGATGAGTGCAAGACCTTCTTCGCCGCAGGGCAGGAAACCACGGCCACCCTCCTCATCTGGACCATGTTCCTGCTTGCCGTGCATCCCCAGTGGCAGGACAAGGTCAGGGAAgaggtcctcagggagttcccagGCGGGGACGGCGATGATGTGATACCCAACGCCGATATTCTCACCAAACTTAAGCTG CTACACATGGTATTGCTCGAGACATCGCGTCTCTACCCTCCGGTCGTGTACATACAACGGAAGGCTGCCTCCGACACAGTCCTCGGAGGCATCAAGGTACCCCAGGGAACAATCATATCAATCCCAATCGGCATGCTACACCGAGACAAGGAAGTTTGGGGACCCGGCGCCGACGAGTTCAACCCCATGAGGTTCGAGCAGGGCGTCACAAAGGCTGCCAAAGACTCCAAGGCGCTCTTGACTTTCTCTCTAGGCCCGAGAGTATGCACCGGTCAGAACTTTGGCATCGTGCAAGTGCAGGTTGTCATGGCGATGATCCTCACCAacttctccatctccctctccccgGAGTATGTTCACAAGCCAAAGTATCTTCTGTCTTTGACACCCAGGCTTGGGATGCCTCTCATTTTGAGGAATCTACTATAG